One region of Candidatus Omnitrophota bacterium genomic DNA includes:
- a CDS encoding HEPN domain-containing protein, giving the protein MVSKVKTKDVSKSLYVNFLKRAEECFHAAQSSSSVQEWNAATINAIHCCIAACDAMCVYYLGKRFTGEKHQNAVDLFKVVKSGDENLNTNANRILRILRIKNMAEYEERLVYRSEAEKVLKDSQRLLEYVKKELP; this is encoded by the coding sequence ATGGTCTCTAAAGTAAAAACTAAAGACGTTTCAAAATCGCTATATGTTAATTTTCTTAAACGTGCCGAAGAATGTTTTCATGCAGCACAAAGTTCTTCCTCTGTCCAAGAGTGGAATGCTGCAACAATTAATGCTATTCACTGTTGCATTGCGGCTTGCGATGCTATGTGTGTATATTATTTAGGCAAGCGCTTTACCGGTGAAAAGCATCAGAATGCAGTTGATCTTTTTAAGGTAGTCAAAAGTGGCGATGAAAACTTAAACACAAATGCAAATAGAATCCTAAGAATTCTTCGCATTAAAAATATGGCAGAATATGAAGAAAGGCTGGTTTATAGATCTGAAGCAGAGAAAGTGTTAAAAGACTCTCAAAGGTTGCTTGAATATGTTAAAAAAGAACTACCATAA
- a CDS encoding PilZ domain-containing protein, which produces MQEERRYFDRTGLKLPLFLSSKKVNTELEAEVRDLGAKGLGIFSKDRLPLEGDVDLKVKVPKKGDFLTLAGNVIWSREYFPEGWRAGIALREQSVNLVAFSVLQDMLNR; this is translated from the coding sequence ATGCAGGAAGAACGTCGTTACTTTGACAGGACTGGGCTGAAACTCCCTTTGTTTCTTAGCTCAAAAAAGGTTAATACAGAGCTAGAGGCAGAGGTAAGAGATTTGGGCGCAAAGGGATTGGGTATATTCAGCAAGGATAGACTGCCATTAGAAGGCGATGTTGACTTAAAGGTTAAGGTTCCAAAGAAAGGAGATTTTCTCACTCTTGCCGGGAACGTTATCTGGTCAAGGGAGTATTTTCCTGAGGGCTGGCGCGCTGGCATTGCCTTAAGAGAACAGTCTGTGAATTTAGTAGCATTTTCAGTATTGCAGGATATGCTTAATCGCTAA
- a CDS encoding PilZ domain-containing protein, whose protein sequence is MQERRQNARWNLETGVGVKQAGIEEAENQAKASDISIGGLSFLSEKRHPPDAELELVIDVSDEDRYICAKAKILWQKDIFSEARELYVKTGVRFDSLRDIDKERIFNYSYNFCKHELTKKWWEGLN, encoded by the coding sequence ATGCAGGAAAGAAGGCAGAATGCTCGCTGGAATCTAGAGACAGGTGTAGGTGTTAAGCAGGCCGGAATAGAAGAAGCTGAAAATCAGGCCAAGGCAAGTGACATCAGCATTGGTGGCTTGAGTTTTCTTTCTGAGAAGAGACATCCACCAGACGCAGAATTGGAATTAGTTATTGATGTCTCTGATGAAGACCGCTACATATGTGCGAAAGCTAAGATTCTCTGGCAGAAAGATATATTTTCAGAGGCCAGAGAGTTATATGTTAAGACAGGCGTAAGGTTTGATAGCTTAAGGGATATTGATAAAGAGAGAATTTTCAACTATTCATATAATTTTTGTAAGCATGAACTTACGAAGAAGTGGTGGGAAGGTTTGAATTAA
- a CDS encoding PilZ domain-containing protein, whose protein sequence is MFNNTLAHNEKRRFQRLPETLPVRFRFSDRTESAWSEAKSLNISEGGLFVSHNLSLESIGNIVHLDLQLHREGKPMRLICQVAWVKRKQDSISGVGLEIIQIDEKQKQTYLTYIYQKVTPEKKETRKIKFLKQPLVELADKERRSFAILDYIRRFGPVTKADISKQVDLNVVSVGKFIEDFLRAGLVFDCGLDLSSGGRRAQLLELNKDFGLILGIEVNAEAGYMLALVANMAFDIILEDKKPIRDKNDIETELRSLISSIIGKLGSKASQVLGIGIGLADMQQHTGFEDYIFREFSLPVVIEENFHLESYAQMWMLRELSNKNILYIHSRHLLSLILAGDIYKPEKEIEGKVELVTLELQDRALALIELLGPDVIYIAKRVQKELPQLKHMLQEKLKLADIKETETIKVLISDIDEKKAVALGAISVVMKEVFVGIC, encoded by the coding sequence ATGTTTAATAATACGTTAGCCCACAACGAAAAGAGAAGATTCCAGCGCTTGCCTGAGACCCTGCCAGTAAGATTCAGGTTCTCGGATAGGACCGAGTCTGCCTGGAGCGAGGCTAAGAGCTTAAATATCTCTGAGGGCGGTCTGTTTGTTTCCCACAATCTTTCTTTAGAGTCAATCGGCAATATAGTGCATCTTGATTTACAGCTTCATAGAGAAGGCAAGCCTATGCGCCTTATCTGTCAGGTTGCCTGGGTTAAGAGAAAGCAGGACTCAATAAGCGGTGTGGGTTTGGAGATAATACAGATTGATGAAAAACAGAAACAAACTTATCTGACATATATCTATCAAAAGGTAACTCCAGAGAAGAAAGAGACTCGCAAGATAAAATTCCTAAAGCAGCCTCTTGTTGAGTTAGCGGATAAAGAACGCAGGAGTTTTGCGATACTTGATTATATCAGAAGATTTGGCCCGGTAACCAAGGCAGATATATCTAAACAAGTAGACCTGAACGTCGTAAGCGTGGGTAAGTTTATTGAAGACTTTTTGAGAGCAGGTTTGGTTTTTGATTGTGGCCTGGATTTATCCAGCGGCGGCAGACGTGCCCAGTTATTAGAGCTTAATAAGGACTTTGGTTTGATTTTGGGTATAGAAGTAAATGCTGAGGCTGGATACATGCTGGCATTAGTAGCAAATATGGCATTTGATATAATTTTAGAAGATAAAAAGCCGATTAGAGATAAAAACGATATAGAGACAGAGCTTAGGAGCCTTATCAGCAGTATTATAGGTAAGTTAGGCTCAAAGGCAAGCCAGGTTTTAGGTATTGGCATTGGCTTAGCTGATATGCAGCAACATACAGGTTTTGAAGATTACATCTTTCGAGAATTTAGCTTACCGGTAGTTATTGAAGAGAATTTCCATTTAGAGTCTTATGCCCAGATGTGGATGCTGCGCGAATTGTCTAATAAGAATATTCTCTATATACACTCAAGGCATCTGTTAAGTCTGATATTAGCAGGGGATATCTATAAGCCTGAGAAGGAAATTGAAGGCAAGGTAGAATTAGTTACATTAGAGTTACAAGATAGGGCCTTGGCATTGATAGAGCTGTTAGGTCCGGATGTTATCTATATCGCAAAAAGAGTCCAGAAAGAACTACCGCAATTAAAACATATGCTTCAAGAGAAACTGAAGCTGGCTGATATTAAAGAGACAGAGACAATCAAGGTGTTAATTAGCGATATTGACGAGAAAAAAGCAGTTGCACTTGGTGCAATAAGTGTGGTTATGAAGGAGGTATTCGTGGGAATTTGTTGA